In Flavobacterium lacustre, a genomic segment contains:
- a CDS encoding CoA transferase subunit B, with protein MALDKIGIAKRIAQELKDGFFVNLGIGIPTLVANYIPKGIDVEFQSENGVLGMGPFPFEGEEDADLINAGKQTITTLPGASFFDSALSFGMIRGQHVDLTILGAMEVAENGDIANWKIPGKMVKGMGGAMDLVASAENIIVAMMHVNKAGESKILKKCTLPLTGVGCVKKVVTELAVMEITPKGFKLLERAPGVSVEHIIASTEAKLIIDGEIPEMVID; from the coding sequence ATGGCATTGGATAAAATAGGAATAGCGAAACGCATTGCTCAGGAATTGAAAGATGGTTTTTTTGTAAACCTAGGCATCGGAATTCCAACTTTAGTTGCTAATTATATTCCAAAAGGAATTGATGTAGAATTTCAAAGTGAAAACGGCGTTCTCGGTATGGGACCTTTCCCGTTTGAAGGCGAAGAAGATGCAGATTTAATCAATGCCGGAAAACAAACTATTACCACTTTACCCGGCGCTTCTTTTTTTGATTCTGCTTTAAGTTTCGGGATGATTCGCGGGCAACATGTCGATTTGACGATTCTTGGTGCGATGGAAGTTGCCGAAAACGGCGATATTGCCAACTGGAAAATCCCCGGAAAAATGGTCAAAGGAATGGGCGGTGCAATGGATTTAGTCGCTTCTGCCGAGAATATTATCGTGGCCATGATGCATGTCAACAAAGCCGGAGAAAGTAAAATTCTTAAAAAATGTACTTTGCCATTGACTGGCGTTGGCTGCGTAAAAAAAGTAGTCACCGAATTAGCCGTTATGGAAATTACTCCAAAAGGCTTTAAACTCTTAGAACGCGCACCAGGCGTTTCTGTAGAACACATTATCGCTTCCACCGAAGCGAAATTAATTATTGATGGTGAAATTCCAGAAATGGTTATTGATTAA
- a CDS encoding DMT family transporter produces the protein MRTKIKNAFSSKINAIGLPILALCWVSFFWGTTWIASKEGVKHMPALQLAAIRQFIGGFLYLAFFILKKTPWPKGKQWKSILILSVLNFVLSNGLSTWGVKYISSGLGAIIGAIFPLWIVIITFFRGERLARLAVIGLFISFTGVCVVFYDHLGDFLKPDFRFGIFISLISTLTWAFGSLYTKKKAASFNPYFSLGLQMFISSILLFAFTGATGTSVSLGEIPMISWWSIAYLVLFGSVLTFIAFIYSLQHLPAAINSVYAYINPIIAVILGFVIFGEPLTVALAIGGGVTLFGLYLVNFSMRKARK, from the coding sequence GTGAGAACTAAAATAAAAAATGCATTTTCGTCTAAAATAAATGCGATTGGTTTACCCATTCTTGCTTTATGCTGGGTGAGTTTTTTTTGGGGAACCACTTGGATTGCTTCAAAAGAAGGGGTGAAGCATATGCCCGCTTTGCAACTCGCAGCGATTAGACAATTTATAGGTGGATTTCTATATTTGGCTTTTTTTATATTAAAAAAAACGCCTTGGCCAAAAGGAAAACAGTGGAAAAGTATTTTGATTCTAAGTGTGCTGAATTTTGTATTGAGTAACGGATTAAGCACTTGGGGTGTAAAGTACATCAGTAGCGGTCTGGGTGCTATTATTGGCGCTATTTTCCCGTTATGGATTGTTATTATCACTTTTTTTAGAGGAGAACGATTGGCTCGATTGGCGGTAATTGGATTGTTTATAAGTTTTACAGGGGTTTGTGTCGTTTTTTACGATCATTTGGGTGATTTTCTGAAACCCGATTTCCGATTTGGAATTTTTATTTCTCTGATTTCTACCTTAACATGGGCGTTTGGATCTTTATATACGAAGAAAAAAGCGGCTAGTTTTAATCCATATTTTAGTTTAGGATTACAAATGTTTATTTCGAGTATTTTGCTTTTTGCATTTACCGGAGCAACAGGAACTTCGGTCAGTTTGGGTGAAATCCCTATGATTTCCTGGTGGTCAATTGCTTATTTAGTGCTTTTTGGTTCTGTTTTGACTTTTATTGCGTTTATTTATTCGTTGCAACATCTTCCGGCAGCGATCAATAGTGTTTATGCTTACATAAATCCAATTATTGCGGTGATTTTAGGATTTGTAATTTTTGGAGAACCGCTTACAGTTGCCCTTGCTATTGGTGGCGGAGTAACATTATTTGGGCTTTATTTGGTGAATTTTTCGATGCGAAAAGCCCGCAAATAA
- a CDS encoding nucleoside recognition domain-containing protein: MVLSRFWLAIFISSIVFVVIGLFSENSYTIDYILNGKKDDPILLTEKYIEQVPAFIRDSIKKAPDQTMIINRDTINADTTYVFKNKVVKVYSGVQKSDGLLPTCKNTLVDLILPLIAYLAFFCGLMELLIISGATEKLAKVLSPVFVKVFPSVPENHPSISYMTLNFAANFLGLDSAATPFGLKAMESLQTINPDKDKASDAQIMFMCLHASGLTLIATSIIGYRAAANAANPADVMLPCIITSFIGTIAAFLIVGIKQKINFKSASLVVGLMTLIAAIVGLLLYVNHLDLIGKNYFTSNLSALILVGIIAFTLILSFVKEKKFTEANTTVYETFVVGANNGVKTGVTIFPYVLGMLVAISLFRNSGLFEIISEWIAFGFSNLGVSKQITDALPVALLRPFSSAGSRGFLIDSMNTFGADSLTGRLSSIFQCSAESTFYVIAVYFGSVNIKNTRYALGTMLLVDLICVITAILVASWFF, translated from the coding sequence ATGGTATTGAGTAGATTTTGGTTGGCTATTTTTATTTCTTCAATAGTATTTGTAGTCATCGGTTTGTTTTCCGAAAACAGTTACACCATTGATTATATCTTGAATGGTAAGAAAGATGACCCCATTTTACTAACCGAAAAATACATCGAGCAAGTTCCTGCTTTTATCCGAGACAGTATCAAAAAAGCGCCAGATCAAACGATGATTATCAATAGGGATACCATCAATGCTGATACGACTTATGTGTTTAAAAATAAAGTGGTTAAAGTTTATAGCGGAGTTCAAAAATCAGATGGATTATTACCCACTTGTAAAAACACATTAGTAGATTTAATTTTGCCGCTTATTGCTTATTTAGCTTTTTTTTGCGGCTTGATGGAACTTTTAATCATTTCTGGAGCCACAGAAAAATTAGCCAAAGTATTGAGCCCGGTGTTTGTGAAAGTGTTTCCAAGTGTTCCTGAAAATCATCCTTCAATTTCCTATATGACGTTGAATTTTGCCGCCAATTTTCTGGGTCTTGATTCTGCTGCAACTCCTTTTGGATTAAAGGCTATGGAGAGTTTGCAAACCATCAATCCAGATAAAGACAAAGCCAGTGATGCGCAAATTATGTTTATGTGTTTGCATGCCTCAGGTCTTACATTAATCGCAACCTCTATCATTGGGTATCGTGCAGCTGCGAATGCTGCGAATCCCGCCGATGTAATGTTGCCTTGTATCATCACTTCTTTTATCGGTACAATCGCTGCATTTTTAATTGTTGGAATTAAACAAAAAATTAATTTCAAAAGTGCCTCTTTGGTAGTTGGTTTAATGACATTAATAGCTGCTATTGTAGGTTTGTTATTGTATGTAAACCATTTGGATTTAATTGGAAAAAATTATTTCACATCCAATCTTTCCGCTTTAATTTTAGTTGGAATCATTGCATTTACTTTGATTCTTTCCTTCGTTAAAGAAAAGAAATTTACAGAAGCAAATACAACTGTTTATGAAACCTTTGTGGTTGGTGCCAATAATGGTGTTAAAACAGGAGTTACTATTTTCCCTTATGTTTTGGGAATGTTAGTGGCTATATCTTTATTCAGAAACAGTGGTTTGTTTGAAATTATTAGTGAATGGATTGCTTTTGGATTTTCAAATTTGGGAGTAAGTAAACAAATCACCGATGCTTTACCGGTAGCATTGCTTAGACCTTTTAGCTCTGCAGGTTCACGAGGATTTTTGATTGATTCGATGAATACTTTTGGTGCTGATTCCTTAACGGGAAGATTAAGTTCTATTTTTCAATGTAGTGCCGAAAGTACTTTTTATGTGATAGCGGTTTACTTTGGTTCCGTTAATATAAAAAATACGCGTTACGCTTTAGGAACGATGCTTTTGGTAGATTTAATCTGTGTAATTACCGCTATTTTGGTAGCAAGTTGGTTTTTTTAA
- a CDS encoding 3'-5' exonuclease: protein MIEKINLNNILFLDIETVPEAEDFNALDAEMQNLWEHKTQYQRKDEYTPEDFYDRAGIWAEFGKIVCVSVGYFTIKGDVRNFRVTSFFGDEKKILHDFNNLLNNHFNQPQHVLCGHNAKEFDIPFLARRMIINQIAIPNKLNLFGKKPWEIPHLDTLELWKFGDYKHFTSLKLMCKVLGIPSPKGDIDGSQVGHVFYVDKDIDRIVTYCEKDTIAVAQIFLRLRREDLLIEDEIIHV from the coding sequence ATGATAGAAAAAATAAACCTCAATAATATCTTATTTTTAGATATAGAAACCGTTCCGGAAGCTGAAGATTTCAATGCTTTGGATGCTGAAATGCAAAATCTTTGGGAACACAAAACGCAATATCAGCGTAAAGACGAATATACTCCTGAAGATTTTTATGACCGCGCCGGAATTTGGGCTGAGTTTGGAAAAATTGTTTGTGTTTCAGTAGGCTATTTTACGATTAAAGGTGATGTTCGAAATTTTCGGGTGACTTCTTTTTTTGGAGATGAAAAGAAAATTCTGCACGATTTTAATAATTTGCTGAACAATCACTTCAACCAGCCACAGCATGTTTTGTGCGGGCATAACGCTAAGGAATTTGATATTCCGTTCCTCGCCCGACGTATGATTATCAATCAAATTGCTATTCCAAATAAGTTGAATCTCTTTGGGAAAAAACCTTGGGAAATTCCACATTTAGATACGTTAGAATTATGGAAATTTGGCGATTACAAGCATTTTACTTCTCTGAAATTGATGTGTAAAGTTCTGGGAATTCCTTCTCCAAAAGGCGATATCGACGGTAGTCAGGTGGGACATGTTTTTTATGTAGACAAAGACATTGACCGCATTGTAACGTATTGTGAAAAAGATACGATTGCTGTGGCGCAAATTTTCCTTCGACTTCGACGTGAAGATTTATTGATCGAGGATGAGATTATTCATGTCTAA
- a CDS encoding methylated-DNA--[protein]-cysteine S-methyltransferase — protein sequence MEITNIKTPLGITTIMGDENGISVISVSDEGEISEQIPAVLQEAVSQLMAYFEGKRTTFDFKLNPKGTEFQQKVWNGLLEIPFGKTISYLELSKKLGDVKAIRAVASANGKNPLWIVVPCHRVIGTDGSLTGYAGGLWRKKWLLEHENPTTQQSLF from the coding sequence ATGGAAATTACGAATATAAAAACACCTTTGGGAATTACTACCATCATGGGAGATGAAAATGGTATTTCGGTAATTTCGGTTTCGGATGAAGGGGAGATTTCAGAACAGATTCCGGCAGTTTTACAAGAAGCTGTTTCTCAATTAATGGCTTATTTTGAAGGGAAAAGAACCACTTTCGATTTTAAACTCAATCCAAAAGGAACGGAATTTCAACAAAAAGTATGGAACGGATTACTAGAAATTCCTTTTGGAAAAACGATTAGTTATTTGGAATTATCCAAAAAATTAGGTGATGTAAAAGCTATTCGGGCTGTGGCTTCAGCCAATGGTAAAAATCCGCTATGGATTGTGGTTCCGTGTCACAGAGTAATTGGAACGGATGGTTCGCTCACGGGTTATGCAGGAGGTTTATGGCGTAAAAAATGGCTTTTAGAACATGAAAATCCTACAACACAGCAAAGTTTGTTTTAG
- a CDS encoding fumarate hydratase, translating into MDFIYQDPYPILKDDTQYRKITSDYVTVEKLGDREILTIDPKGLELLSQEALKDVSFMLRTAHLEKLKAILDDPEATDNDCFVAYNLLQNAVVAIEGELPSCQDTGTAIVMAKKGENVYTGVDDAEWLSKGIFNTYQERNLRYSQIVPISMFEEKNSGSNLPAQIDIYAKKGATYEFLFLAKGGGSANKTYLYQQTKSLLNEKSMDAFIRAKIKDLGTSACPPYHLALVIGGTSAEANLAAVKKASAGYFDHLPTSGNMAGQAFRDLEWEKRVQLICQESQIGAQFGGKYFTHDVRVIRLPRHAASCPVGLGVSCSADRNIKGKITKDGIFVEQLEVNPKRLLPETPPHLEPAVEIDLNQPMADILKKLSQYPIKTRLKLNGTLIVARDIAHAKIKELLDAGKPMPEYFKNHPIYYAGPAKTPEGMASGSFGPTTAGRMDVYVDEFQKHGGSMVMLAKGNRTKDVMNACKTYGGFYLGSIGGPAAILAKENILSVEVVDFEELGMEAVRKITIKDFPAFIITDDKGNDFFENL; encoded by the coding sequence ATGGACTTTATATACCAGGATCCTTATCCTATTTTAAAAGACGATACCCAATACCGAAAAATTACTTCTGATTACGTAACTGTAGAAAAACTAGGAGATAGAGAGATTTTAACAATTGACCCAAAAGGATTAGAATTGTTATCGCAAGAGGCTTTAAAAGATGTTTCTTTTATGTTGCGTACGGCTCATTTAGAAAAATTAAAAGCAATTCTTGACGATCCGGAAGCAACCGATAATGATTGTTTTGTGGCATATAATTTATTGCAAAATGCAGTTGTGGCTATTGAAGGTGAATTGCCTTCTTGTCAGGACACCGGAACAGCAATTGTTATGGCCAAGAAAGGGGAAAATGTATATACCGGAGTTGATGATGCCGAATGGTTGTCGAAAGGGATTTTCAATACTTATCAAGAGCGTAATTTACGCTATTCCCAAATTGTTCCGATTAGTATGTTTGAAGAGAAAAACTCAGGTTCTAATCTTCCGGCACAAATTGATATTTATGCTAAAAAAGGAGCTACTTATGAGTTTTTGTTTTTAGCAAAAGGTGGAGGTTCTGCGAATAAAACGTATTTATACCAACAAACGAAATCGTTGTTGAATGAAAAATCAATGGATGCTTTCATTCGTGCAAAAATAAAAGATTTAGGAACTTCTGCTTGTCCACCGTATCACTTGGCTTTAGTGATTGGAGGAACTTCTGCGGAAGCGAATTTAGCAGCAGTTAAAAAAGCATCAGCAGGATATTTTGACCATTTGCCAACATCAGGAAATATGGCAGGTCAGGCTTTTCGTGATTTAGAGTGGGAGAAAAGAGTACAATTAATTTGCCAAGAAAGTCAGATTGGAGCACAATTTGGCGGTAAATATTTCACACATGATGTGCGCGTAATTCGTCTGCCCCGTCACGCTGCTTCTTGTCCGGTTGGATTGGGCGTTTCCTGTTCTGCAGATAGAAACATTAAAGGTAAAATTACTAAAGACGGAATTTTTGTAGAACAATTAGAGGTTAATCCAAAACGATTATTGCCGGAGACTCCACCACATTTGGAACCAGCTGTCGAAATCGATTTGAATCAACCAATGGCTGATATTCTTAAAAAATTGTCGCAATACCCAATCAAAACGCGTTTGAAATTAAATGGAACGTTGATTGTGGCTCGTGATATTGCTCATGCCAAAATCAAAGAATTATTGGATGCGGGTAAACCAATGCCAGAATATTTTAAAAATCACCCAATCTATTATGCCGGGCCAGCCAAAACTCCGGAAGGAATGGCTTCGGGAAGTTTTGGACCAACTACTGCCGGCCGTATGGATGTGTATGTGGATGAGTTCCAAAAACACGGTGGAAGTATGGTAATGCTTGCCAAAGGAAACCGTACCAAAGATGTGATGAATGCTTGTAAAACGTATGGTGGATTCTATTTAGGTTCTATCGGAGGACCAGCGGCTATCTTAGCCAAAGAAAATATCCTTTCGGTTGAAGTAGTTGATTTTGAAGAATTAGGTATGGAAGCCGTTCGTAAAATCACTATCAAAGATTTCCCAGCTTTTATTATCACAGATGATAAAGGAAATGATTTCTTTGAGAATTTGTAG